The Oryzias latipes chromosome 16, ASM223467v1 genome includes a region encoding these proteins:
- the nrsn1 gene encoding neurensin-1: MTTCSDICGSEHGEQARGGGNYQQYGVRSYLHQFYEECTASIWERDEDFQIQRSPSRWSSLLWKVCLAFGTLILFAGLIVLLVGYVTPTRIEAFGEHDLLFIDSHAVSFNRALDVCKLTGAVLFSVGGTSVAVGLLLSAFARSYSKEELYLQQKFKERLADLHATVGSPIMRAPAPGEGKVPVSLSKVQNIQPVTTKSET, translated from the exons ATGACTACATGCTCAGACATCTGTGGGTCGGAACATGGAGAGCAAGCTCGAGGCGGTGGAAACTACCAGCAGTACGGAGTTCGCTCCTACCTCCACCAG TTTTATGAGGAATGCACAGCTTCTATCTGGGAACGTGATGAAGATTTTCAGATTCAGAGATCGCCTAGCAGGTGGAGCTCTTTACTCTGGAAG GTCTGTCTCGCGTTTGGGACCCTGATTTTGTTTGCGGGACTCATTGTGCTGTTGGTGGGTTACGTGACTCCGACAAGGATTGAAGCGTTTGGTGAACATGATCTTCTCTTTATTGACAG CCATGCTGTCAGTTTCAACCGTGCTCTGGATGTCTGTAAGCTGACGGGTGCTGTGCTGTTCTCTGTGGGCGGCACGTCAGTAGCTGTCGGTCTTCTGCTGTCTGCTTTTGCCAGAAGCTACTCCAAAGAAGAACTGTACCTGCAGCAGAAGTTTAAGGAGCGATTGGCAGATCTGCATGCCACAGTTG GTTCTCCAATAATGAGAGCACCGGCTCCTGGAGAGGGAAAGGTGCCTGTCTCGCTGTCCAAAGTGCAGAACATCCAACCTGTCACCACAAAGTCAGAAACCTGA